GCACTTGACGCTAGAGGGCACAACGATTTCAGCGCGGGTGCAATCCTGCGTAGCGATTGCGATGAGCCAATGCAGATCCCCGCTGGCGTTGCGCGGCAAAATGATCATGCGCAGTCCATCGAATGGACAATCTCTTTCATGTCTGCATAGCGGAGATGGCCCACATGCCTCTCATTGCGTACACGTGCCGGAGATTGGTCCCGCGCCTTAATCGCATCGGCAATTCTAGAGTGTTCCCTGATAGTTGCGGCTTTTCCAGAGAATAGGTCAGCAGGTACCAGGCTCGAACGAACTGTTGAATTGTTGAAGCGATTTTTGTGAAGATGGCAAGCGCGGCGCGACGGTGGCGGCCCCACCATCAGTTGCTGGACGCGCTGCCAGATCCCAGGTCGTTGGCGGGTTAGTCAAAGCTATGCCTATCACGGCGATGGAGGGCCTGAGTGACCGGCAAGAGACGCGTGCGGAGTCACAAGCCAATCAAGACCCGGGACCCCGCGCGTACAGGCCGAGAGCCAGTAATGAAAACGCGCTCAGCACGACGCCCAGCGCCAACATGGCTTCATGTGACGCCGTCGCAGCAAGCCATACGCCGATCGCGGCGTTCATCATCTGCCAAAAGCCCAATAGCGCCGAGGCCGCGCCGGCCTTGTCGCCGAATGGAGAGAGCGCGCGGGCGGTGGCCAGTGGACCGACAATGCCCATGCCAAGGAGAAATACGCTCATCGCGCCGAGGAACGGCAAGAAAGTTGGGTTGACCATCGAGATGACCAAGATCGCAAGGCTGCTGGCCGCCGTCGCGCACAGCCCGGCTCGGATCGGGCCATCGAGCCCATACCGTGCTGCCAATCTTGTTGCCAGCACGCCCGCGGCGAATACGATAAAGACGGTACCGGCGAAGAACAGGCCGAGCTGGATCGGCGTGAAGTGTAGCGCTTCGATGAATAGGCGCGGCGCAGCCGAAAACATCGAGAACAAGCCGCCGATGATGAGGCTCGAGGTGGCTGCCGGGATTGCGAACCGTCGATCGCCAACCAAGCCCCTGTAGATTTTGGCAATGGCCACCGGATTGAGCGGCGCGCGGATCGAGTGGTGGGTTTCCCCGAGAAGGACGCCATAGGCAACGGCGCCGACTGCGGCAAACGCGGCGACGAGCGCGAACTCGGAGCGCCAACCAAAGATGTGATCGAGTGCGCCGCCAAGCAGTGGTGAAAAGCCGGGGGCTGCGGACATCGCGATCATCATCAGAGCCAGTGCCCGCGCCAAAGCAGCCCCGCTGAACATGTCCCGGGCTACGGCACGAGACAAAACTGACGTCGCGCACGCGCCCGCTGCTTGGACTGCGCGGCCAACCAAAAGATTAGGTAGATCGTTAGCCAAACCGCACCAGATGCTGCCGCCGAAGAACACCGCAAATCCGATCAAAACTGGCCAGCGTCTTCCGTAGCGGTCCGAAAGCGGTCCGACGACGAGTTGGCCCAGCCCGAACACCGTCAGAAAGATAGTGATAGCGGAAGTGACTGCCGCGCTCGTGACATTCAACGAGATTGCAATCTGCGGCAGCGAAGGCAGCAAAATGTTGGTCGCAAGGGTTCCCATAGCGGCCAGAAGGGAAAGGATAGCGATCGGTAGGGCGCTAGGGATCCTAACACTCGGCCGCGCGGGCTCGATTGCTTCGCACTGGTCAGCCATTTGAACTTTCGCGGTGACAGGGATCGGCGGGCTATGCGGCGGACGCCGCGGTTCGCGCTGCCCGCCGATCTTTTTTTTACGGGGATTGTCCGTTATCGGCGGATGACGCGCTCGACCGCGATGGCAGTGGCTTCACCGCCGCCGATGCAGAGTGCCGCCACACCCCGCTTGAGGTTTTGTGCCTCGAGTGCATGCAACAGCGACACGATCAATCGCGCGCCGGTGGCGCCGATGGGATGGCCAAGCGCACAGGCGCCGCCGTTGACGTTCAGCTTCTCCCTCGGGATGCCGAGATCCTTCTGCGCCGCCATCGCCACCACGGCAAAGGCCTCGTTGATCTCGAACAGATCGACGTCCCCCGCGCTCCAGCCGACCTTGTCCAACAGCTTGCGAATAGCTGGGATGGGCGCCGTCGTGAACCACTGTGGCTCTTGGCTATGGGTGGCGTGGCCCTTGATCTCGGCGAGCACTGGGAGGCCGTCGCGATCCGCGCGCGAGCGCTTGGCCAGAATGAGGGCCGCGGCGCCGTCGGCATTTGCGGAGGAGGCGGCCGGCGTGATGGTGCCGTTGGCGCGGAACGCGGGTTTCAAGCCCGGGATTTTGGCGGGATCGACCTTGAGCGGGTGCTCGTCATTGGCAATGATCCGTGACCCGGCTTTCTCCGTCAGCACAATCGGCGCGATCTCGGCCTTGAACGCTCCGCCTTCGACCGCCTTGCGGGCGCGGGTCAACGTCTCCATCGCATACGCGTCCTGGTCTTTGCGCGTGAACTGATAGGCTTCTGCCGTGGCCTCGCCAAAGTCGCCCATCGAGCGGCCGGTCTCGTAGGCGTCCTCCAGACCGTCCATCATCATGTGGTCGATGATGCGGTCGTGGCCAGCGCGGTAACCGCCCCGCGCCTTGGCCAGCAAATAGGGCGCATTGCTCATGCTTTCCATGCCGCCGGAGAGAACGATCTCGGCGGAGCCCGCATTGATGATGTCGTGAGCGAGCATGGTGGCCTTCATGCCGGAGCCGCAGACCTTGTTGATGGTGGTGGCGCCAGTGGCATCCGGCAATTTGGCGCCGCGAGCGGCCTGGCGCGCCGGCGCCTGACCTTGTCCGGCCGGCAGCACATTGCCCATGAACACTTCTTCGATCTTTTCAGGCGCCAGCTTGGCCCGTTCCAGAGCTGCTCCAATCACGTGAGAGCCGAGCTTGTGTGCGCTGAGGGTCGAGAGCTCGCCCATGAAGCGGCCGAGTGGCGTACGGGCGGCGGAAAGGATGGCGACGGGATCGGAAGCGGCAGCCATAGCGAATTCTCCTCTTGATCACTGTTGTTATATGACGATAGTCATATAAGATAGTCGGCATTGCAATGAAATGTTGCCGTGGTCTGCAAAAGCACGGTTCAAGAATTGCAGGGAGGGGATGGGAACGGTTTTGCGGCCGTTCCCCCAAGAGCTTGCACGGAGCGGCGATGCGTTACGTAGAAGACCACAGGCGTCAAACTCACAGCCGGATCGTTGAAAGCGCGTCCTATGGTTTGCGCCAAAACGGTGCCGAAGGGCTTAGCGTTGTGGAACTGATGAAGCTCGCGGGTCTGACGCACGGCGGGTTCTATAACCATTTCGATTCGCGTGCCGCACTTGTTGGCGAGGCAATCGCGTTTGCGATGGACCAAATGGTCGAGCGGTGGAAAACGCTGGCGAACGGGAAAGGCAACGAGGATCGCATCGCGGCGTTGATTGCCGATTACGTCAGTTCCCGCCACCGCGATAATCCTGGAGGAGGTTGCGCGCTTCCAGCCCTAGCAGCTGATGTCGCCCGCTCGAGCCCGAGCGAGCGGCGGGCCCTTGCTTCCAAACTGGAGAAGATGATCGACATCCTTGTCGAAATGCTTCCCGCTAAGGGATCCCAACAGGCGCGCCAAATCGCGACCGGCGCCATTGCAACCATGGTTGGATCTATCGTGCTGTCGCGTGCTGTCGGCGCCGGAAAGCTTTCCGACGATATTCTCGACGCCGGACGGATGACTGCCGGCGGTCGAACTCGCAAGCCGCAGCGCAGAACGACAAAGGCGATGAGCTGCGGCAAACCACAATTTGGGAGGTCACCATGACGGCCGGCAAGTGGCTCAAGACAGCCTGCAACCTGTGTTACATAAACTGCGGCATTGAAGTCTGGGTGAATGATGGGCGACTCGAGAAAGTGCGAGGCGACCGATCAAGCCCGAAGTCGCAAGGCTATCTGTGCAACAAAGCGACCCGTATTCCCTATTATGCGCATCACAGGGATCGGCTCACGGCCCCGTTGCGTCGTCGCGCCGATGGTGGCTTTGACGAAATCGAATGGGACGTGGCGATTGCAGAGATCGCGGAGCGCCTTCGAGACATTGTCCACAGGTATGGCGGCAAGAGCATTGCCCTTTACGGCGGTGGCGGGCAGGGC
The genomic region above belongs to Bradyrhizobium sp. CCBAU 53338 and contains:
- a CDS encoding TetR/AcrR family transcriptional regulator; translation: MRYVEDHRRQTHSRIVESASYGLRQNGAEGLSVVELMKLAGLTHGGFYNHFDSRAALVGEAIAFAMDQMVERWKTLANGKGNEDRIAALIADYVSSRHRDNPGGGCALPALAADVARSSPSERRALASKLEKMIDILVEMLPAKGSQQARQIATGAIATMVGSIVLSRAVGAGKLSDDILDAGRMTAGGRTRKPQRRTTKAMSCGKPQFGRSP
- a CDS encoding acetyl-CoA C-acyltransferase, whose product is MAAASDPVAILSAARTPLGRFMGELSTLSAHKLGSHVIGAALERAKLAPEKIEEVFMGNVLPAGQGQAPARQAARGAKLPDATGATTINKVCGSGMKATMLAHDIINAGSAEIVLSGGMESMSNAPYLLAKARGGYRAGHDRIIDHMMMDGLEDAYETGRSMGDFGEATAEAYQFTRKDQDAYAMETLTRARKAVEGGAFKAEIAPIVLTEKAGSRIIANDEHPLKVDPAKIPGLKPAFRANGTITPAASSANADGAAALILAKRSRADRDGLPVLAEIKGHATHSQEPQWFTTAPIPAIRKLLDKVGWSAGDVDLFEINEAFAVVAMAAQKDLGIPREKLNVNGGACALGHPIGATGARLIVSLLHALEAQNLKRGVAALCIGGGEATAIAVERVIRR
- a CDS encoding multidrug effflux MFS transporter; translation: MADQCEAIEPARPSVRIPSALPIAILSLLAAMGTLATNILLPSLPQIAISLNVTSAAVTSAITIFLTVFGLGQLVVGPLSDRYGRRWPVLIGFAVFFGGSIWCGLANDLPNLLVGRAVQAAGACATSVLSRAVARDMFSGAALARALALMMIAMSAAPGFSPLLGGALDHIFGWRSEFALVAAFAAVGAVAYGVLLGETHHSIRAPLNPVAIAKIYRGLVGDRRFAIPAATSSLIIGGLFSMFSAAPRLFIEALHFTPIQLGLFFAGTVFIVFAAGVLATRLAARYGLDGPIRAGLCATAASSLAILVISMVNPTFLPFLGAMSVFLLGMGIVGPLATARALSPFGDKAGAASALLGFWQMMNAAIGVWLAATASHEAMLALGVVLSAFSLLALGLYARGPGS